The sequence below is a genomic window from Lolium perenne isolate Kyuss_39 chromosome 7, Kyuss_2.0, whole genome shotgun sequence.
CAGACGAAACAGGTCGATATGGAATGCCGGCTGCCCCTGCATATCTAGTAGGGGACACATACCTTCTCGGAGCAGTTCTTAGCGCGCCGCCACGTAGGTCCCCAGCCCTGGTAGTGTCAGCATAGCCTCGGTCGGTAGATCTGGTGGTGGCATCCACATAGCTTCTATCACCGGCTCTTGCTGCGCCATCCGCATAGCTTCGATCAGAAGCTCTTGTGGTGCTATCCGCGAACGCTCGCTCGCTAGCTGGATGATTCAAAATGCTCCCCGTAGGAGCAGAGACGGAGGTGTTAAACGTCTCCTCCGGTGTCCACCCCAACGAGTCCTTCTTCTTCACATACACTTGCCAGATGCCGATCAAGAAGAGGAGGAAAAGCAGGGCCGGGCCGCTCCACACAACCGCGTTGCTCTCCGGCTTGTACACCGGGAAGTTGGACCGGTAGATGCCAATGTAGCCATCCCCAAGCCCCAGGATCACAAGCTTTTCCCGGTCCGCGGCGATCAGAGGCTTCATCACGGCTGACATCGCAGCGCTAGAACCCGCAAACATGGACTTGATATCCCTAATGGCCGTGCTGAACAGCGGCCGCGGCGCCCCGACCCTCCCATAGTACTGCGAGGAGGTGTTGTACACCATGATCTTATCCTGGCTGGCCACCAAGAGGTAACCCTTGATGGTTTGTATCGCGACGGGGCCGTCAACCTCGGCCTTCTTCACCGCCCGGACCCGGCACTTGAGGTTGGCGACATCGCCGAGCAGCAGGACGTGCACGAGATCACCGGCATCGGTGAAGCCATAAGCCTTGAATCGTTCGGCGGGGTCGAAGGAGTAGGACTTGGGGCGGGAGCCGTTGAGCGCCTCGGCGAGGCCCTCGCAGGGCGTCTCGCGGACGGTCATGGAGCGGAGGTCGAGGGACGCGGCGCCGGCGTCGGTGAGGAAGAGCAGGCGCTGCTTGACGAAGGCGAGCGGCGTGGAGGCGGCGATGGCGGTGCCGTAGAGCGTGCCGTTCTCGGTGAAGACGCGGATGCGGCGGCCCGCGTCGCTGGAGAGCACGTAGCGGGACCGCCCCGCGTGGTGCGCCTCGAGGTGCAGCACGGGCGCGGCGTCGAGGCCGCGCACGAGGAggcgggaggaggtggcggtgAGGGTGAGCCAGTCGTCGCCGTGCGGGGAGGCCTCCGTGAGGCGGTGCGCCGCGATGGAGCCGTCGGCGTGGCCCGCGAAGAGGAGGCAGTCGGCGCGGCGCGGGGAGAGGTACGCGAGCAGGGCGGTCACCGGGGAGGGGGGCGCCGGGGAGTCCCCGGCGCTGAGCTCGAGCAGTAAGTCTCCTGCTGCGGAGAAGACGAAGACGCGGCCGCGGGAGTCGCCCACCGCGAAGTACTTGGTGAGCCCGTCGGCGTCCTCGTACGGCAGCGCGGCCTGCGCCGCCGCGTGCGCGCCGTCCCCGAGCCGCACCGCCGCCACGAAGTTGAACCGCTCGGACCAGACCGGCCGGCGCTTCGTGACGGCCACCCGCTGCGGGGCCAGCTGGTCCGGAGCTCCCGGTGCCGCCGGGGCTTcggcggagaagggctgccgcggcGGCGGGGGGTCCGGCTCCGCGGATCTAGCGAGCACGGACTCCAGCGCGCGGACGGACCTGGCGAGCGAGTCCGCGACCTCCTGGAGCCTCTCTAGCATCCGGgccagctcctccgccgccttcggCGTCTCCGGCGCCTGAACCACCACCTCggactcggcggcggcggcggcggcggcgagcaggATGAGGAGGAGCGCGGCGGTGGCGCGGTGGGCCATGAGTGTCGGCGAGTGCAGAGTTGCTCCGCGTAGCAGTAGAGATTGAGGTGGATCTGCTATTGGGTAAAGTGACACCCAGAAGATGGTGGGACCCAGATGTCAGATGGACACTAGCTTGGCACATTCTTTGCTCTTATTTTTTACTCGCTTTGTTTAGATAGGGATGATGGTATGCCAGATCTAGCTACATCCGTATTTGGATAAATTTGAGTTAATAACAGAGCTACAGCCTCAAAGCTTATTGTAACAGATAAATGAGAAGTCGTCGAGCTAAAGCCACGATGGACCAGCGCACCAGAGTAACAACAATTGCCATTGATGATAACTGTAAACCGC
It includes:
- the LOC127311568 gene encoding uncharacterized membrane protein At1g75140 — encoded protein: MAHRATAALLLILLAAAAAAAESEVVVQAPETPKAAEELARMLERLQEVADSLARSVRALESVLARSAEPDPPPPRQPFSAEAPAAPGAPDQLAPQRVAVTKRRPVWSERFNFVAAVRLGDGAHAAAQAALPYEDADGLTKYFAVGDSRGRVFVFSAAGDLLLELSAGDSPAPPSPVTALLAYLSPRRADCLLFAGHADGSIAAHRLTEASPHGDDWLTLTATSSRLLVRGLDAAPVLHLEAHHAGRSRYVLSSDAGRRIRVFTENGTLYGTAIAASTPLAFVKQRLLFLTDAGAASLDLRSMTVRETPCEGLAEALNGSRPKSYSFDPAERFKAYGFTDAGDLVHVLLLGDVANLKCRVRAVKKAEVDGPVAIQTIKGYLLVASQDKIMVYNTSSQYYGRVGAPRPLFSTAIRDIKSMFAGSSAAMSAVMKPLIAADREKLVILGLGDGYIGIYRSNFPVYKPESNAVVWSGPALLFLLFLIGIWQVYVKKKDSLGWTPEETFNTSVSAPTGSILNHPASERAFADSTTRASDRSYADGAARAGDRSYVDATTRSTDRGYADTTRAGDLRGGALRTAPRRYVSPTRYAGAAGIPYRPVSSEPGLRATPELKYRGPGMEPPGFPKKRDALFLNNQAVVDDHVE